The following coding sequences lie in one Candidatus Methylomirabilota bacterium genomic window:
- a CDS encoding tripartite tricarboxylate transporter permease, whose amino-acid sequence MGPLEGLAYGFSVALSPTNLFACFLGVLVGTIVGILPGIGPVGAMALLLPSTFALQPATALIMLAGIYYGAMYGGSTTSILVNVPGEAASVVTALDGYQMTKKGRAGAALAVAAVGSFIAGSLGVVGIVLASSWLADQALRFGPPEYFAMAVAGLLLLSRLSGGSVIHAFVLVAIGLALGTVGMEPISAVRRFTFGSTQLSQGIELVPVIMGLYGVAEVLLIAESGIRRAYIATVRLRELLPTAAEWKMSGWPIARGSVVGFLTGLIPGPTTVLATFISYTLERKVSRTPERFGQGAIEGVAGPEAANNGATAGAMVPLLSLGIPFSPATAILLGALVITGIQPGPLLISQRPEVFWGVVASMYVGNLILLILNLPLVGLFVSVLRLPQHVLATLVLLLCLVGAYSLNNSQLDLWVLVMFGIFGYGLRKLAIDPSPLVVALVLGPLMEKTLRQSLFMTRGDWLEIVGRPLSASLLALGALALVGPPLVRLARRRRQARPQLSGVPE is encoded by the coding sequence ATGGGGCCGCTGGAAGGTCTGGCCTACGGCTTCTCGGTCGCGCTGTCGCCCACCAACCTCTTCGCCTGCTTCCTCGGCGTCCTGGTCGGCACGATCGTGGGAATCCTGCCTGGCATCGGCCCGGTGGGGGCCATGGCCCTGCTCCTGCCGTCGACCTTCGCGCTCCAGCCCGCCACCGCCCTCATCATGCTGGCCGGCATCTATTACGGGGCGATGTACGGCGGTTCGACGACATCGATCCTGGTCAACGTCCCCGGCGAGGCGGCGTCCGTGGTCACCGCGCTCGACGGCTACCAGATGACCAAGAAGGGCCGGGCCGGCGCCGCGCTGGCCGTGGCCGCCGTCGGCTCCTTCATCGCCGGCTCCCTCGGCGTGGTCGGCATCGTCCTGGCCTCCTCCTGGCTGGCCGACCAGGCCCTCCGGTTCGGCCCGCCCGAGTACTTCGCGATGGCGGTGGCGGGACTGCTGCTGCTCTCGCGGCTGTCGGGCGGCTCGGTGATACACGCCTTCGTGCTGGTGGCGATCGGCCTGGCCCTGGGCACCGTGGGCATGGAGCCGATCTCGGCCGTCCGGCGCTTCACCTTCGGCTCCACCCAGCTCTCGCAGGGCATCGAGCTGGTGCCGGTGATCATGGGACTCTACGGCGTGGCCGAGGTGCTCCTGATCGCCGAGTCGGGGATCCGGAGGGCCTACATCGCGACCGTGCGCCTCCGTGAGTTGCTGCCGACCGCCGCCGAATGGAAGATGTCGGGCTGGCCGATCGCGCGCGGCTCCGTCGTCGGCTTCCTCACCGGGCTCATCCCCGGCCCCACCACCGTGCTGGCCACCTTCATTTCCTACACGCTCGAGCGCAAGGTCTCCAGGACTCCCGAGCGGTTCGGCCAGGGCGCCATCGAAGGCGTGGCCGGGCCCGAGGCCGCCAACAACGGGGCCACCGCCGGCGCGATGGTGCCGCTCCTGTCGCTCGGCATCCCCTTCTCGCCGGCGACCGCCATCCTCCTGGGTGCCCTGGTCATCACCGGCATCCAGCCCGGCCCGCTCCTCATCAGCCAGCGGCCCGAGGTGTTCTGGGGCGTGGTGGCCAGCATGTATGTGGGCAACCTCATCCTCTTGATCCTCAACCTGCCGCTGGTCGGGCTGTTCGTGAGTGTTCTGAGATTGCCCCAACACGTGCTGGCCACGCTGGTACTGCTGCTCTGCCTCGTCGGTGCCTACAGCCTGAACAACAGCCAGCTCGACCTCTGGGTCCTCGTCATGTTCGGGATCTTCGGCTACGGCCTTCGCAAGCTTGCCATCGATCCCTCACCGCTGGTCGTCGCCCTCGTGCTGGGGCCGCTGATGGAGAAGACGCTCCGCCAGTCGCTCTTCATGACGCGCGGCGACTGGCTCGAGATCGTGGGGCGACCGCTGAGCGCGAGCCTCCTGGCTCTGGGCGCGCTGGCGCTGGTGGGGCCCCCGCTCGTGCGGCTCGCCCGGCGCCGCCGCCAGGCCCGCCCCCAGCTCTCCGGAGTGCCCGAGTGA
- a CDS encoding MoaD/ThiS family protein — protein MKVVLRNPRREVEVAGGRRVRDVLKELDVIPETVLVIRGDTLITADQVVGDEDTIELRPVMSGG, from the coding sequence ATGAAAGTGGTGCTGCGCAACCCGCGGCGCGAGGTCGAGGTGGCCGGCGGGCGCCGGGTACGGGACGTGCTGAAGGAGCTGGACGTCATTCCCGAGACCGTGCTGGTGATCCGGGGCGACACGCTCATCACCGCCGACCAGGTCGTGGGCGACGAGGACACGATCGAGCTGCGGCCGGTGATGTCGGGAGGCTAG
- a CDS encoding cupin domain-containing protein yields the protein MRLERIVSTGQATPPGQWYDQETNEWVAVLHGRAGLRFEGEDAIVVMGAGDHVLIPAHRRHRVEWTDPDEPTIWLALHYGDGAGAATS from the coding sequence GTGAGGCTCGAGCGCATCGTGTCCACGGGGCAGGCGACGCCGCCCGGCCAGTGGTACGACCAGGAGACGAACGAGTGGGTCGCGGTCCTGCACGGCAGGGCCGGACTGAGGTTCGAGGGTGAGGACGCGATCGTCGTGATGGGTGCCGGCGACCACGTGCTGATTCCTGCTCACCGCCGCCATCGCGTCGAGTGGACCGACCCCGACGAGCCGACGATCTGGCTCGCGCTCCACTACGGCGACGGCGCGGGGGCCGCTACTTCCTGA
- a CDS encoding NUDIX hydrolase, with protein MSLGRHPLARSPWRTLASRRVYENAWIRVREDLAEMPDGRTTPYGVVECRPCVGILPFLDASTVVLVGQYRYVARAFRWEMPTGAMHPGESEEAAVQRELREEAGYEATRLVKLCTFETSKSVIDETAHLYLAEGLRPARTAPDPTEFIEVRPFPFAEVLRMVETSEITDAMTVIAVLHAARRLGL; from the coding sequence GTGAGCCTCGGGCGCCACCCCCTCGCCCGCTCTCCCTGGCGCACGCTCGCCAGCCGGCGCGTGTACGAGAACGCGTGGATCCGGGTCCGGGAGGACCTCGCCGAGATGCCGGACGGCCGGACCACCCCTTACGGCGTCGTCGAGTGCCGGCCCTGTGTGGGCATTCTGCCGTTCCTCGACGCGTCCACGGTGGTGCTCGTCGGCCAGTACCGCTACGTGGCCCGCGCCTTCCGCTGGGAGATGCCGACGGGGGCCATGCATCCGGGTGAGAGCGAAGAGGCCGCGGTCCAGCGCGAGCTCCGCGAGGAGGCCGGCTACGAGGCGACGCGCCTGGTCAAGCTGTGCACGTTCGAGACCTCCAAGAGCGTCATCGACGAGACCGCGCACCTCTATCTGGCCGAGGGGCTGCGCCCGGCCCGCACGGCGCCCGACCCGACGGAGTTCATCGAGGTTCGACCGTTCCCCTTCGCCGAGGTGCTGCGAATGGTGGAGACCAGCGAGATCACGGACGCGATGACCGTCATCGCGGTCCTGCACGCCGCGCGGCGCCTGGGCCTCTGA
- a CDS encoding sigma-70 family RNA polymerase sigma factor, translated as MSSAGADLIHRMAAGDRDAFSHFYDRYAPLVYPLILRILRERADAADVLQDVFWEAWQAASTYDPGRGTPEAWVVMRARTRAIDRVRSIRRRNETFVAPVEEAVAAAPPGMGGDAAERAADRSVVRNALDRLADVQREVIELAYYGGLTQTEIAERLKQPLGTVKTRMRLGLERLREAMRQQAT; from the coding sequence ATGTCGAGCGCGGGGGCGGACCTGATCCACAGGATGGCCGCCGGCGACCGCGACGCGTTCAGCCATTTCTACGATCGGTATGCCCCGCTGGTCTATCCGCTGATCCTCCGCATCCTGCGCGAGCGCGCGGATGCCGCCGACGTCCTTCAAGACGTCTTCTGGGAGGCCTGGCAGGCGGCGTCGACCTACGATCCCGGGCGCGGCACTCCCGAGGCCTGGGTTGTCATGCGCGCGCGGACGCGAGCAATCGACCGGGTGCGGTCCATCCGTAGAAGAAACGAAACATTCGTGGCGCCGGTCGAGGAGGCCGTCGCCGCCGCGCCGCCGGGGATGGGCGGTGACGCGGCCGAACGGGCCGCCGATCGCTCGGTGGTCAGGAACGCGCTCGACCGGCTGGCCGACGTCCAGCGGGAGGTGATCGAGCTCGCGTATTACGGCGGGCTCACGCAGACGGAGATCGCGGAGCGGCTCAAGCAGCCGCTCGGCACGGTGAAGACGCGGATGCGGTTGGGGCTGGAGCGGCTCCGCGAGGCCATGAGGCAGCAGGCGACATGA
- a CDS encoding phenylacetate--CoA ligase family protein, translating into MFDRALETLPRERLRELQWRKFRRLAGALLAPGAGNAFVRRQWAPAGIRSVDDLQDWDDFRRLPPTKKSEFAEDQAERPPFGTNLTYPLERFVRVHQTSGTSGQPLRWLDTQDSWAWWIRCWGFVLGAAGITPADRVFFPFSFGLFIGFWAGFEGARALGALAIPGGGQDSATRLQWMDRLGVTALVSTPSYALHLVEVARERGIDLPKLPVRVTVHAGEPGAGIPAVRARIEEGWGARAFDHAGMTEMGAYGYECAEQSGLHVNESEFIPEVIDPATGAPAREGELVLTNLGRAGSPAIRYRSGDRVRLADQPCACGRTFMRLPGGILGRLDDMLIVRGVNVFPSAIEGIVRRFPAIDEFQIEVFRQGALDELRVLIEAEDASLSRTVQEALRADLGIRLEVRPVPLRSLPRHELKARRVVRK; encoded by the coding sequence GTGTTCGATCGCGCCCTGGAGACGCTGCCGCGCGAGAGGCTCCGGGAGCTCCAGTGGCGCAAATTCCGCCGGCTGGCTGGGGCGCTGCTGGCGCCCGGGGCGGGCAACGCCTTCGTCCGGCGCCAGTGGGCGCCGGCGGGGATCCGCTCGGTCGACGATCTCCAGGACTGGGACGACTTCCGGCGCCTGCCACCGACGAAGAAGAGCGAGTTTGCCGAGGACCAGGCCGAGCGCCCGCCCTTCGGGACCAACCTGACCTATCCTCTGGAGCGTTTCGTTCGTGTGCACCAGACGTCGGGCACCAGCGGCCAGCCCCTGCGGTGGCTCGACACCCAGGACTCCTGGGCCTGGTGGATCCGGTGCTGGGGCTTCGTGCTCGGCGCCGCCGGTATCACGCCCGCCGACCGCGTCTTCTTTCCTTTCTCCTTCGGCCTCTTCATCGGTTTCTGGGCGGGATTCGAGGGCGCCCGCGCCCTGGGCGCGCTCGCGATCCCGGGCGGTGGCCAGGACTCCGCGACCCGCCTTCAGTGGATGGACAGGCTCGGGGTCACCGCGCTCGTCTCTACGCCCTCCTACGCGCTCCATCTCGTGGAGGTGGCACGCGAGCGGGGGATCGATCTGCCCAAGCTCCCGGTGCGGGTGACCGTGCACGCCGGAGAGCCGGGCGCCGGGATCCCGGCGGTGCGCGCGCGCATCGAGGAGGGCTGGGGCGCGCGGGCGTTCGACCATGCCGGCATGACGGAGATGGGAGCCTACGGCTACGAGTGCGCCGAGCAGAGCGGCCTCCACGTCAACGAGTCGGAGTTCATCCCCGAGGTGATCGATCCGGCGACCGGCGCCCCGGCCCGGGAAGGCGAGCTGGTGCTGACGAATCTCGGACGCGCCGGCTCGCCGGCGATCCGCTATCGCTCCGGCGACCGCGTGCGCCTGGCCGACCAGCCCTGCGCCTGCGGGCGTACCTTCATGCGCCTCCCCGGCGGCATCCTCGGCCGCCTGGACGACATGCTGATCGTGCGCGGCGTGAACGTCTTCCCCTCGGCCATCGAGGGGATCGTGCGCCGGTTCCCCGCCATCGACGAGTTCCAGATCGAGGTCTTCCGCCAGGGCGCGCTGGACGAGCTGCGCGTGCTCATCGAGGCCGAGGACGCCAGCCTGAGCCGTACCGTCCAGGAGGCGTTGCGCGCGGACCTGGGCATCCGCCTCGAGGTCCGTCCGGTGCCGCTGCGGAGCCTGCCCCGCCACGAGCTGAAGGCCCGTCGCGTCGTCAGGAAGTAG
- a CDS encoding tripartite tricarboxylate transporter substrate binding protein, translating into MFRIVLIALLITTVAAPAAAEYPERPLTILTGYPAGGMVDIVARALAEGLKKKFPKGVAIVTRPGAGGSLAVAELVQAKPDGYTVILAPLSTLVIHPQLNDLPYKTPDDYEAIINVVSFYSLLAVKADAPWKTIQEFVNAAKASPGKLRVGSPGEGTSSHLNFEEMKRLAGVNLTHVPFSGWGESSPALLGGHIEGLMAQPGEVKPLVDGGKMRVLMVSQTKRHPAFPDAPTAKELGWGDSPSGAWFAFVAPKGTPGPVQKYIHDAVKAAMEEPQFVNTIKQRVIDIDYRAGDQLRADLWREHKNHTEILARLGMIKKK; encoded by the coding sequence ATGTTCCGCATTGTCCTGATCGCCTTGTTGATAACGACCGTTGCCGCCCCCGCCGCCGCCGAGTACCCCGAGCGTCCGCTCACCATCCTCACCGGCTACCCGGCCGGGGGCATGGTCGACATCGTGGCCCGCGCGCTCGCCGAGGGACTCAAGAAGAAATTCCCGAAGGGCGTCGCCATCGTGACCCGGCCCGGCGCCGGCGGCTCGCTGGCCGTGGCCGAGCTGGTTCAGGCCAAGCCCGACGGCTACACGGTCATCCTGGCGCCACTCTCCACGCTGGTCATCCACCCGCAGCTCAACGACCTGCCGTACAAGACCCCTGACGACTACGAGGCGATCATCAACGTGGTCTCGTTCTACTCGCTGCTGGCGGTGAAGGCCGACGCGCCCTGGAAGACGATCCAGGAGTTCGTGAACGCCGCCAAGGCCAGCCCTGGCAAGCTGCGGGTGGGGTCGCCGGGCGAGGGCACCTCCAGTCACCTGAACTTCGAGGAAATGAAGCGCCTGGCCGGTGTCAACCTCACCCACGTGCCCTTCTCCGGATGGGGAGAGTCGAGCCCGGCGCTCCTCGGCGGCCACATCGAGGGCCTGATGGCCCAGCCCGGCGAGGTCAAGCCGCTGGTCGACGGCGGCAAGATGCGCGTGCTCATGGTCTCCCAAACCAAGCGCCACCCCGCGTTCCCCGACGCGCCGACCGCCAAGGAGCTCGGCTGGGGGGACTCCCCCAGCGGGGCGTGGTTCGCGTTCGTGGCGCCCAAAGGCACGCCGGGGCCCGTGCAGAAGTACATCCACGATGCCGTCAAGGCCGCCATGGAGGAGCCGCAGTTTGTCAACACGATCAAGCAGCGGGTGATCGACATCGACTATCGCGCCGGCGACCAGCTGCGCGCCGATCTGTGGAGGGAGCACAAGAACCACACCGAAATCCTCGCGCGCCTGGGCATGATCAAGAAGAAGTAG
- a CDS encoding tripartite tricarboxylate transporter TctB family protein, whose product MIERLLALAVLAASGMYLANALPLPHGTAARPGPGFFPLAVGVFGATVALTWVVSALRRAPEAAGGHAAPAAGRGRVIVTAVLLVGFCLLLPWTGYPLVAFLFTGLLLRGLGAGWTAAVAIALACAVASYYVFGVLLGVPLPRGVLFD is encoded by the coding sequence ATGATCGAGCGGCTCCTGGCGCTCGCCGTGCTCGCGGCCAGCGGGATGTACCTGGCCAACGCGTTGCCCCTGCCGCACGGCACGGCGGCGCGCCCGGGGCCGGGCTTCTTCCCGCTGGCCGTCGGCGTGTTCGGCGCCACTGTCGCGCTGACATGGGTGGTGAGCGCGCTGCGGCGGGCGCCGGAAGCCGCCGGTGGGCACGCCGCGCCGGCGGCGGGCCGCGGGCGCGTGATCGTCACCGCGGTCCTCCTCGTCGGCTTCTGTCTTCTCCTGCCCTGGACGGGGTATCCCCTGGTCGCGTTCCTCTTCACCGGTCTCCTGCTGCGCGGCCTGGGGGCCGGGTGGACGGCGGCAGTGGCGATCGCGCTCGCCTGCGCCGTGGCCTCCTACTATGTCTTCGGCGTGTTGCTGGGCGTGCCGCTGCCCCGGGGCGTGCTCTTCGACTAG
- a CDS encoding benzoate-CoA ligase family protein — protein sequence MNASEHLPAQFNVATHFVDRNVAEGRGGSPAFFYEDRALTYADVQDLANRTGNALLELGVERENRVLVLCLDTPEFLGTFWGAIKIGAVPIPVNTLMRGADYLYFLDDSRAKVAVISAPLLAEAGPVLGQARHLRHVLIAGGQPGPYLSYEDRIGRAAGRLEAASTGRDDAAFWLYSSGSTGFPKGAVHLHHDMWICTETYAKQVLGIRPSDKVFSAAKLFFAYGLGNAGYFPMGVGAQSVLYPHRPTPEAAFEILTRQRPTLFFGVPTLYAAMLAVKEAERRFDLSSLRLCVSAGEALPEEIYTRWRERFGVEIVDGIGTTEILHIFLSNRPGAVRPGSSGLPVPGYESVIVDDEGRPVRPGEIGNLRVRGDSTMAYYWNKHDKTKETLFGPWIQTGDKYYQDESGYFWYAGRSDDMLKVGGIWVSPIEVEATLIKHPAVLETAVVGKEDSDRLIKPKAFVVLKEPAAASAGLGEELKAFVKDKIAPYKYPRWIEFVSELPKTATGKIQRFKLRH from the coding sequence ATGAACGCGTCGGAGCACCTGCCCGCACAGTTCAACGTCGCCACCCACTTCGTCGATCGCAACGTCGCCGAGGGTCGCGGCGGCTCGCCGGCATTTTTCTACGAGGACCGCGCGCTGACGTACGCCGACGTCCAGGATCTCGCCAACCGCACCGGCAACGCGCTGCTCGAGCTGGGCGTGGAGAGGGAGAACCGCGTCCTGGTGCTGTGCCTCGACACGCCCGAGTTCCTGGGTACCTTCTGGGGGGCGATCAAGATCGGCGCGGTGCCGATACCCGTGAACACCCTCATGCGCGGGGCCGACTACCTCTACTTTCTCGACGACAGCCGGGCGAAGGTCGCCGTCATCTCCGCCCCGCTTCTGGCCGAGGCCGGCCCCGTGCTGGGTCAGGCGCGCCACCTCCGCCACGTACTGATCGCCGGCGGCCAGCCCGGCCCCTACCTGTCCTACGAGGACCGGATCGGAAGAGCGGCGGGCCGGCTCGAAGCCGCATCCACGGGCCGGGACGACGCGGCGTTCTGGCTCTACTCCTCGGGCTCCACGGGCTTTCCCAAGGGCGCCGTGCATCTGCACCACGACATGTGGATCTGCACGGAGACCTACGCCAAGCAGGTGCTGGGCATCCGGCCCAGCGACAAGGTCTTCTCGGCGGCGAAGCTCTTCTTCGCCTACGGTCTGGGCAACGCCGGCTACTTCCCGATGGGCGTCGGCGCCCAGAGCGTGCTCTATCCTCATCGCCCGACGCCGGAGGCCGCCTTCGAGATTCTCACCCGGCAGCGCCCGACCCTGTTCTTCGGGGTCCCCACGCTCTACGCGGCGATGCTGGCCGTGAAAGAGGCCGAACGGCGGTTCGACCTCTCCTCGCTCCGTCTCTGCGTCTCGGCGGGGGAGGCGCTGCCCGAGGAGATCTACACGCGCTGGCGCGAGCGCTTCGGCGTGGAGATCGTCGACGGGATCGGCACGACGGAGATCCTGCACATCTTCCTGTCCAACCGTCCCGGGGCCGTGCGGCCCGGCTCGTCCGGGCTCCCCGTGCCCGGCTACGAGTCGGTCATCGTGGACGACGAAGGGCGTCCCGTTCGGCCGGGAGAGATCGGGAATTTGAGAGTCCGGGGCGACTCCACGATGGCCTACTACTGGAACAAGCACGACAAGACCAAGGAGACCCTCTTCGGGCCCTGGATCCAGACGGGCGACAAATACTATCAGGACGAGAGCGGCTACTTCTGGTACGCGGGGCGCTCCGACGACATGCTGAAGGTCGGCGGCATCTGGGTGTCGCCGATCGAGGTGGAGGCGACGCTGATCAAGCATCCCGCGGTGCTCGAAACCGCCGTCGTCGGCAAGGAGGACAGCGACCGGCTCATCAAGCCCAAGGCCTTCGTGGTCCTCAAGGAGCCCGCCGCCGCCTCCGCGGGGCTGGGCGAGGAGCTGAAGGCGTTCGTCAAGGACAAGATCGCGCCGTACAAGTACCCCCGATGGATCGAGTTCGTGAGCGAGCTGCCCAAGACGGCCACCGGCAAGATCCAGCGCTTCAAGCTCCGCCACTGA
- a CDS encoding anti-sigma factor, whose protein sequence is MSHDPFDTQAAAYALGALDGEELAQFETHLAAGCARCQAILRDSRQALAALVRETPGAAPRHVKEALLERIAATGRAPTRRDDLRAAWLRWTVVTAAAMIVGGFLTGMYVAARYEARLGKIARETSALREQLRREEAALREGAALYQRVVELLQDPATRVIALRGAGPSPEARGRVVWHATAGGHVFVAKLPPAPEGKTYELWTITGGKPSPAGVFQVDAAGQASHKVPPGGGPVEVFAITLEPLGGVAAPTGSIVLASSK, encoded by the coding sequence ATGAGCCACGACCCGTTCGACACCCAGGCGGCGGCCTACGCGCTCGGCGCTCTCGACGGCGAAGAGCTGGCGCAGTTCGAGACGCACCTGGCAGCGGGCTGCGCCCGCTGCCAGGCGATCCTGCGCGATTCCCGCCAGGCGCTGGCCGCGCTGGTACGCGAGACGCCCGGGGCGGCGCCGCGACATGTGAAGGAAGCGCTCCTGGAGCGGATCGCGGCGACGGGGCGGGCACCGACGAGGCGCGACGACCTCCGCGCCGCCTGGCTGCGCTGGACGGTCGTCACGGCGGCGGCGATGATCGTCGGCGGCTTCCTCACGGGGATGTACGTGGCCGCCCGGTACGAAGCGCGGCTGGGAAAGATCGCGCGCGAGACCAGCGCGCTCCGCGAGCAGCTCCGCCGCGAGGAGGCCGCGCTGCGCGAGGGCGCGGCCCTCTATCAGAGGGTCGTCGAGCTGCTGCAGGATCCCGCCACCCGCGTGATCGCGCTGCGCGGCGCCGGGCCCAGCCCCGAGGCGCGGGGCCGCGTGGTTTGGCATGCGACGGCCGGCGGTCACGTCTTCGTGGCGAAGCTTCCGCCCGCGCCCGAAGGCAAGACATACGAGCTGTGGACCATCACCGGCGGAAAACCGAGCCCGGCCGGCGTCTTTCAGGTCGACGCCGCCGGCCAGGCCAGTCACAAGGTCCCGCCTGGCGGGGGGCCGGTGGAGGTGTTCGCCATCACGCTGGAGCCCCTCGGCGGCGTGGCCGCGCCGACCGGCTCGATCGTCCTCGCCTCCTCGAAGTAG
- a CDS encoding ATP-binding protein, producing the protein MKCRKCGAGAVIELRRHNAAFCAPDFLEFFRNQVREAIRKHRMFTRDERVLVAVSGGKDSLALWDVMIEEGYQTSGLYLDLGIFDYSVESKAKCEAFAAARGVPLIVARVADAVGAPVPVIKEVTRRPPCSGCGLSKRYLMNRAALEHGFPVVATGHNLDDEAATLFGSVMHWQTDALPRQSPALPSTHPKLVRRVKPLYRLSEREAAAYAFLRRIDYIVEECPFAKGATSIMYKELLSRMEEASPGAKHNFLFGFLDKARAAFERAEAVLLQECVRCGQVTTGTVCAFCKLSDQVKRAT; encoded by the coding sequence ATGAAATGCCGGAAGTGCGGGGCGGGCGCCGTCATCGAGCTGCGGCGGCACAACGCCGCCTTCTGCGCGCCCGACTTCCTCGAGTTCTTCCGTAACCAGGTGCGGGAGGCGATCCGCAAGCACCGGATGTTCACCCGCGACGAGCGCGTGCTGGTGGCGGTCTCCGGGGGCAAGGACTCGCTGGCGCTCTGGGACGTGATGATCGAGGAGGGCTACCAGACCAGCGGCCTCTACCTCGATCTGGGGATCTTCGACTACTCGGTGGAATCGAAGGCCAAGTGCGAGGCCTTCGCCGCCGCCCGCGGAGTGCCGCTGATCGTGGCCCGCGTGGCCGACGCGGTGGGGGCGCCGGTGCCCGTCATCAAGGAGGTGACGCGGCGCCCGCCCTGCTCGGGCTGCGGCCTCAGCAAGCGCTACCTGATGAACCGCGCGGCGCTGGAGCACGGGTTCCCCGTCGTGGCCACCGGCCACAACCTCGACGACGAGGCGGCGACGCTCTTCGGCTCCGTCATGCACTGGCAGACGGACGCGCTGCCGCGCCAGTCGCCCGCGCTGCCCTCCACGCACCCCAAGCTCGTGCGGCGGGTCAAGCCCCTCTACCGCCTGTCCGAGCGCGAGGCCGCCGCCTACGCCTTCCTGAGGAGGATCGACTATATCGTCGAGGAATGCCCGTTCGCCAAGGGCGCCACCTCGATCATGTACAAGGAGCTCCTCAGCCGGATGGAGGAGGCCTCGCCGGGGGCGAAGCACAACTTCCTGTTCGGCTTCCTCGACAAGGCCCGGGCCGCCTTCGAGCGCGCCGAAGCGGTCCTCCTGCAAGAGTGCGTGCGCTGCGGGCAGGTGACCACGGGGACGGTCTGCGCGTTCTGCAAGCTCAGCGACCAGGTCAAGCGCGCGACCTAG
- a CDS encoding RidA family protein, protein MPRAVTPKELGTPLGMYSHGMVAPSGEIVVVAGQVGMAPNGQVVQGDIVAQTKQALANVRAVIEAAGCTMRDVVRFQTFLTRPDDIPGFMKARSEAFPGFFPDGVFPPNTLVVVSRLVRPELLVEIEAMAVRPTRPARGGRRPATAGRRATAGQRRRERR, encoded by the coding sequence ATGCCCAGAGCGGTCACGCCGAAGGAATTGGGGACGCCGCTGGGGATGTACTCCCACGGGATGGTGGCGCCGAGTGGGGAGATCGTGGTGGTCGCCGGTCAGGTGGGAATGGCGCCCAACGGCCAGGTCGTCCAGGGCGACATCGTCGCGCAGACGAAGCAGGCGCTGGCGAACGTGCGCGCCGTCATCGAGGCGGCCGGATGCACGATGCGCGACGTCGTGCGGTTTCAGACGTTCCTGACGCGGCCCGACGACATCCCGGGCTTCATGAAGGCGCGCTCGGAGGCCTTCCCCGGATTTTTCCCGGACGGGGTCTTTCCGCCCAACACCCTGGTGGTCGTCAGCCGGCTCGTGCGCCCCGAGCTGCTGGTCGAGATCGAGGCGATGGCGGTGCGCCCCACCCGGCCGGCGCGCGGCGGCCGCCGGCCGGCCACGGCCGGCCGGCGGGCCACGGCGGGACAGCGGCGCCGCGAGCGCCGCTGA